In Fictibacillus halophilus, a single genomic region encodes these proteins:
- a CDS encoding aminoglycoside N(3)-acetyltransferase, translating to MSSPELHTDYPKTRVSLAEDLRLLGLKKGMTVIVHSSLKSLGWVVGGPVAVVQALMDVITEEGTLIMPSHTAHYSDPAGWLNPPVPKDWWPTIIEEMPAFDPAVTPTYFMGAIVEAFRTFPGVLRSNHPTESFAAWGKNKETIINDHSVDFGLGEQSPLGKIYELQGHVLLLGVGYDSNTSMHLAEHRIPSPKTEQNAGPYFSNGQRVWKSFTQISYREELFEEIGEVYERNSYPVKKGKVGMADCQLIPQKELVDFTEKWLCQYDQSNKPIEHA from the coding sequence ATGAGTAGTCCAGAATTACATACAGATTATCCGAAAACGAGGGTGTCTTTGGCAGAGGATCTTCGGCTACTAGGACTGAAAAAAGGAATGACCGTTATCGTTCACTCTAGTTTGAAGTCACTAGGTTGGGTAGTAGGAGGACCTGTGGCAGTTGTGCAAGCGTTAATGGACGTTATAACAGAAGAAGGAACATTGATTATGCCTTCCCATACGGCTCATTATTCTGATCCAGCAGGATGGCTGAACCCTCCAGTACCAAAGGATTGGTGGCCAACAATAATAGAAGAGATGCCTGCATTTGATCCAGCTGTAACACCAACATATTTTATGGGAGCGATTGTAGAAGCATTTCGCACGTTTCCGGGTGTTTTAAGGAGCAATCATCCAACAGAATCTTTTGCTGCATGGGGTAAAAATAAAGAAACGATCATAAACGATCATTCAGTGGATTTCGGTTTAGGGGAACAATCACCTCTTGGGAAAATATATGAACTTCAGGGTCATGTTCTTCTGCTAGGTGTAGGCTATGATTCGAATACCTCCATGCACCTTGCTGAACATCGTATCCCGTCACCGAAGACAGAACAAAATGCAGGTCCTTATTTTAGCAATGGACAACGAGTATGGAAGTCGTTCACTCAAATTTCTTACCGAGAAGAATTGTTCGAAGAGATTGGGGAGGTTTACGAGCGAAATAGTTATCCTGTCAAAAAAGGAAAAGTAGGGATGGCTGATTGTCAATTGATTCCACAGAAAGAACTGGTGGATTTTACGGAGAAATGGCTATGTCAGTATGATCAAAGTAATAAACCGATTGAGCATGCTTAA
- a CDS encoding DeoR/GlpR family DNA-binding transcription regulator, producing MLTPERHRKIIEVLGEKSVVTIQELVEATASSESTIRRDLSQLQKEKKLKRVHGGASLTHQKSEELSVIEKSDRNSLEKERIAQYACDLVETGDCIYLDAGTTTLKMIPHLKDRDITVVTNAISHLEALSEHNIKTYLIGGLVKSKTKALVGSSAIKSLSSYRFDKVFLGMNGIHIEAGFTTPDPEEAAVKELAISLSQKAFILADHTKFNETSFSKVAELSEAIIITNENDEDVIYDFQDKTEIKVVTP from the coding sequence ATGCTTACACCTGAAAGACATCGTAAGATCATTGAAGTATTAGGCGAAAAATCAGTAGTAACCATACAAGAACTTGTTGAAGCAACAGCGTCCTCTGAATCTACAATACGCAGAGATCTCAGTCAGTTGCAGAAAGAAAAGAAGTTAAAACGTGTACATGGTGGTGCCTCCCTTACTCACCAAAAAAGCGAAGAATTGAGCGTAATTGAAAAATCAGATAGAAACTCTTTAGAAAAAGAACGAATTGCTCAATATGCTTGTGATTTAGTCGAGACTGGAGATTGTATCTATCTTGATGCAGGTACGACAACACTAAAGATGATTCCTCATCTAAAGGACAGAGATATCACAGTTGTAACGAATGCCATCTCTCACCTTGAAGCCTTGAGTGAGCACAATATTAAAACGTACTTAATAGGTGGACTCGTTAAGTCTAAAACGAAAGCACTTGTCGGAAGCAGCGCGATTAAAAGTTTGAGTTCCTATCGGTTTGACAAGGTGTTTCTTGGAATGAACGGAATTCACATCGAGGCTGGTTTCACTACACCAGATCCTGAAGAGGCAGCAGTAAAAGAGTTGGCAATCTCCCTTTCACAAAAAGCATTCATATTAGCTGATCATACTAAGTTTAATGAGACTTCGTTCTCTAAAGTAGCTGAACTGAGTGAGGCTATCATTATAACGAACGAAAATGATGAAGACGTCATCTATGACTTTCAAGACAAGACAGAAATAAAGGTTGTGACACCATGA
- the pfkB gene encoding 1-phosphofructokinase: MIYTCTLNPSIDYVARVEDFKEGHLNRTSDTFVYPGGKGINVSRVLKHLGIESTALGYTGGFTGSFIKDFLTEEQILHDFINVSEVTRINVKLKSHKETEINGLGPSISIENQQKLLQKIDNMSEGDFLLLAGSIPPSISDDFYAVIAEKCNEKGIHAVIDTAGEALRKTLSFQPFLIKPNHHELGELFQANITRKEDAIFYGKKLLEAGVQNVIVSMAGDGAIFLNKDTVLLSNVPVGTVKNSVGAGDSVVAGFLSQIIQERDFSTAFQYGVASGSATAFSEDLCTLEQVESLLRQIVIEEVTR, translated from the coding sequence ATGATTTATACTTGCACACTCAATCCATCCATCGATTATGTGGCTCGAGTTGAGGATTTTAAAGAAGGACATTTAAACCGCACATCAGATACTTTTGTGTATCCAGGCGGAAAAGGCATTAACGTTTCACGCGTCCTGAAGCATCTTGGAATCGAAAGTACTGCACTCGGTTACACAGGTGGCTTTACTGGTTCTTTTATAAAAGACTTCTTAACAGAAGAGCAAATTCTTCATGATTTTATAAATGTTTCAGAAGTTACAAGAATTAATGTGAAACTGAAGTCTCATAAAGAAACAGAGATTAATGGTCTAGGACCTTCTATCTCTATAGAAAATCAACAGAAATTACTTCAAAAGATCGACAACATGAGCGAAGGTGATTTCCTCCTTCTTGCAGGAAGCATTCCACCATCGATCTCAGATGATTTTTATGCAGTGATTGCTGAAAAATGTAATGAAAAAGGGATACATGCCGTCATTGATACAGCTGGAGAAGCACTGCGCAAGACGTTATCGTTTCAGCCCTTTTTGATCAAACCAAATCACCATGAACTGGGAGAACTTTTTCAAGCAAACATTACCAGAAAAGAAGATGCTATTTTTTATGGCAAAAAGTTGTTAGAAGCCGGTGTACAGAATGTCATCGTTTCTATGGCTGGAGACGGAGCTATCTTTCTCAACAAAGACACCGTTCTCTTATCAAACGTACCGGTCGGAACCGTTAAAAATTCAGTAGGTGCTGGTGATTCGGTTGTAGCAGGATTTCTTTCTCAGATCATTCAGGAGCGTGACTTCTCGACCGCATTTCAATACGGAGTTGCCTCAGGCAGTGCCACTGCATTTTCAGAAGACTTGTGCACGTTGGAACAGGTGGAATCTTTACTTAGACAGATCGTTATAGAAGAAGTAACACGATAA
- a CDS encoding PTS fructose transporter subunit IIABC, with the protein MKITDLLTKDTILLNLQSQSKEAVIDELIGKLNTAGKLNDKEAYKEAILARESQSTTGIGEGIAIPHAKTNAVSEPAIAFGRSTDGIDYESLDGQNAHLFFMIAAYEGANNDHLETLSRLSSFLMDPNFRSKLESARTEKEILDAIDVKEKEMEKDEAPTSSSSKRKILAVTACPTGIAHTYMAADALKAKAKEMDVHLKVETNGSSGIKNALTKEEIEEADAIIVAADKQVEMERFNGKHVIQVPVAQGIRKPQQLIQQALDQDAPIYRSNGDTTVDNKKSDSPGRSGFYKHLMSGVSNMLPFVVGGGILIAISFIFGINAADPKDPSYHPIAEALSTIGGGNAFALMIPVLAGFIAMSIADRPGFAPGMVGGFMAASGGAGFLGGLIAGFLAGYLVVGLKKLFSSLPQSLEGIKPVLLYPLFGILLTGLIMMFIVIEPVKALNDALTLWLKGMGTGNLVFLGLILGGMMAVDMGGPINKAAFTFGIAMIDAGNFAPHAAIMAGGMVPPLGLALSTTLFKKKYTKAEQEAGKTNYIMGASFITEGAIPFAAADPGRVIPAAVIGSAVAGALSMVFGIGLPAPHGGAFVIPIVNGNPLLYVLAILIGSIVTAFIAGMLKKEVQEDKKELAA; encoded by the coding sequence ATGAAAATCACGGATTTATTAACAAAAGATACAATCTTATTAAACTTACAGTCTCAATCCAAAGAAGCCGTAATAGATGAATTAATTGGGAAATTGAATACAGCTGGAAAACTAAATGATAAAGAAGCTTATAAAGAAGCGATCTTAGCGAGAGAAAGTCAAAGTACCACGGGGATCGGTGAAGGAATCGCCATACCACACGCAAAAACGAATGCTGTAAGTGAACCTGCTATCGCTTTCGGCCGTTCAACAGACGGTATCGACTATGAATCTCTAGACGGTCAAAACGCGCATCTGTTCTTTATGATCGCCGCTTATGAAGGCGCTAACAACGACCATTTAGAAACACTCTCTAGACTTTCTAGCTTTTTAATGGATCCTAATTTCAGATCGAAACTTGAATCTGCTAGAACAGAAAAAGAGATCTTAGATGCGATTGATGTTAAAGAAAAAGAGATGGAAAAAGATGAAGCTCCAACCTCCTCTTCTTCTAAACGAAAAATACTAGCAGTTACAGCCTGTCCTACAGGAATTGCTCATACGTATATGGCCGCTGATGCATTAAAAGCAAAAGCGAAGGAAATGGACGTTCATTTAAAAGTTGAAACAAACGGTTCGAGTGGAATTAAAAACGCTCTTACGAAAGAGGAAATTGAAGAAGCTGATGCGATTATAGTCGCTGCAGATAAACAAGTTGAGATGGAGCGTTTTAACGGCAAACACGTAATTCAAGTTCCAGTTGCTCAAGGAATCCGAAAGCCTCAACAGCTCATTCAGCAAGCATTGGATCAAGATGCTCCGATCTATAGAAGTAACGGAGATACCACTGTTGATAATAAGAAATCCGATTCACCAGGAAGATCTGGCTTTTATAAACACTTGATGAGCGGTGTGTCCAACATGCTTCCTTTCGTTGTTGGTGGAGGAATTCTAATCGCTATTTCGTTTATTTTCGGCATTAATGCGGCTGATCCGAAAGATCCTTCTTACCATCCGATCGCTGAAGCACTGAGCACGATAGGTGGCGGGAACGCGTTTGCACTTATGATCCCAGTTTTAGCAGGTTTTATTGCGATGAGCATTGCGGACCGGCCAGGATTTGCACCTGGTATGGTCGGAGGATTTATGGCCGCTTCAGGCGGAGCTGGTTTCCTTGGTGGACTGATCGCTGGTTTCTTAGCAGGTTATCTTGTTGTTGGTTTAAAAAAGTTGTTTAGCAGCTTACCTCAATCATTAGAAGGAATCAAACCTGTTCTTCTTTATCCGTTATTCGGCATTCTTCTAACCGGTCTGATTATGATGTTCATTGTGATTGAACCCGTTAAAGCATTGAACGACGCATTAACGTTGTGGTTAAAAGGCATGGGAACTGGAAATCTCGTATTCTTAGGTTTAATTTTAGGCGGAATGATGGCTGTTGATATGGGTGGACCTATCAATAAAGCAGCATTTACATTTGGTATTGCGATGATCGATGCAGGTAACTTTGCACCTCATGCAGCCATTATGGCCGGTGGTATGGTTCCACCGCTCGGACTCGCACTATCAACAACATTATTTAAAAAGAAATATACAAAAGCCGAGCAAGAAGCAGGTAAGACAAATTACATTATGGGAGCTTCCTTTATTACTGAAGGAGCTATTCCATTTGCAGCTGCCGATCCTGGTCGTGTAATTCCAGCAGCTGTCATTGGTTCCGCTGTAGCGGGTGCTTTATCTATGGTATTCGGTATCGGACTTCCAGCTCCTCATGGAGGCGCGTTCGTTATTCCAATCGTAAACGGAAATCCACTGCTATATGTACTAGCGATCCTGATCGGTTCAATCGTAACCGCATTTATTGCTGGTATGCTGAAAAAAGAAGTTCAAGAAGACAAAAAAGAACTCGCAGCTTGA
- a CDS encoding phosphatidylserine decarboxylase — protein MNMTKFYRNLFELNGHPVVARSLKKFAQSKASKPFIPSFVKLYKININEATRELKEYHSLHDVFIRDLRADARPVPSEANAFVSPCDAVLSVVDHLTEESRFTVKGQEYTVAELLGSETEAKKYSGGQVFVFYLSPTDYHQVHVPVDAEVESVYKLGREAAPVNELGLRHGLRPLTRNYRLVTQMNAGGQPLAHVMVGALNVNTIERTNHESVVKRGDSFGYFSFGSTVVLCIPKGALKFTGKKGKVKMGELLGEWIPREVK, from the coding sequence ATGAACATGACCAAATTTTATAGAAATCTATTTGAATTGAACGGCCATCCAGTCGTGGCGCGTTCATTAAAAAAATTTGCACAATCTAAAGCAAGTAAACCTTTCATTCCTTCATTCGTGAAACTTTATAAAATAAACATTAACGAAGCAACTCGCGAGTTAAAAGAATACCATTCACTTCACGATGTGTTTATTCGTGATTTAAGAGCTGATGCTCGCCCAGTTCCATCAGAAGCTAATGCATTTGTGAGTCCTTGTGACGCTGTGTTATCAGTAGTGGATCACCTTACTGAAGAGAGCCGTTTTACTGTAAAAGGACAGGAATATACGGTGGCTGAGTTGTTAGGCTCTGAAACGGAAGCAAAAAAATACAGTGGAGGACAAGTATTTGTTTTCTATTTAAGTCCTACTGATTACCATCAAGTCCATGTTCCAGTGGATGCTGAGGTTGAGTCTGTTTACAAACTAGGACGAGAAGCAGCCCCAGTCAACGAACTTGGACTGCGTCATGGACTGCGCCCTTTAACACGTAATTACAGACTAGTTACTCAAATGAATGCAGGTGGTCAACCTCTTGCACATGTTATGGTCGGTGCTTTAAATGTAAACACGATTGAACGTACGAATCATGAGTCTGTTGTAAAAAGAGGAGATTCGTTTGGGTATTTCTCGTTTGGCTCTACTGTTGTTTTATGTATTCCAAAAGGTGCTTTGAAGTTTACAGGTAAAAAAGGCAAAGTTAAAATGGGTGAGCTTCTTGGAGAATGGATACCGAGAGAAGTTAAATAA
- a CDS encoding helix-turn-helix domain-containing protein has product MQSKADFILHPVRMKIIQQLSKGPATVMELKEWVTEVPQATLYRHLNLLSKNEIIYVIEEKKVRGAVERTYAMNQNSTYITAEEAANLSKEEHMKMFMTFVSNVTGEVEAYLNGNTNLKTDIFGYNQLDIYLNDEEWEELSRGMQEIIGKYVPNRPSQDKKKVKLVQMLVPEPKKNG; this is encoded by the coding sequence ATGCAAAGCAAAGCAGATTTTATCTTACATCCTGTTCGAATGAAAATTATACAGCAGCTTTCCAAAGGTCCCGCTACCGTAATGGAATTAAAAGAATGGGTAACTGAAGTTCCTCAAGCCACACTATACAGGCATTTAAATCTACTTAGTAAAAATGAGATCATTTATGTGATTGAAGAAAAAAAAGTCCGTGGTGCTGTAGAGCGTACGTATGCTATGAATCAAAATTCAACATACATTACCGCTGAAGAGGCAGCAAACTTATCAAAAGAAGAACATATGAAAATGTTTATGACGTTTGTATCAAATGTTACGGGCGAAGTGGAAGCATACTTGAACGGGAATACGAATCTTAAAACAGACATTTTTGGATATAACCAGTTGGATATTTATTTAAATGATGAAGAGTGGGAAGAACTGAGTCGGGGAATGCAAGAAATCATCGGTAAATATGTGCCAAACAGACCTTCACAAGATAAGAAGAAGGTTAAACTCGTTCAGATGTTAGTACCTGAACCTAAGAAGAACGGTTGA
- the nhaC gene encoding Na+/H+ antiporter NhaC → MKKQISLPVALGLFTMIFAVMFTSLVYIKVEPHIPLLACLILLGAVGAVFGAPWKTIEKGILNGIIAGLQPIMILLTVGLVIASWMLSGTVPTLLFYGMDIIQPEWFAVSALIITVLVSSFTGSSFTTVGTVGIALMGISHVLGVNPALAAGAIVSGACFGDKMSPLSDSTNFAPGVVGVNMFEHIRHMMWTTVPAFILTAIAFFVLGGSGGNANLQEIKEIQSVLSSEFPIHLLTLISPVVVLVLAFRKLPIIPILLAGVTVSIIVGFFLVPDLTLQKVVNTMQNGLQTQTGNETVDTIVNKGGLMSMMWSISLVLIALGLGGVIQALGMFDLLFGAIKNTTQKASKLIATTLASSVGINLLAGEMYLSILLPGQALKDAYIKSGVPLKNLSRTVEDGGTLVNPLVPWSVSGAFFTSTLGVSVIDYIPYALFLWLSPMFTLLLAYTGWSIGQKTDSFENDTAA, encoded by the coding sequence ATGAAAAAACAAATAAGTTTACCGGTGGCTCTTGGATTGTTTACAATGATTTTTGCTGTTATGTTCACGAGTCTCGTATATATAAAAGTAGAACCGCATATTCCATTGTTAGCCTGCTTGATCTTATTAGGAGCAGTTGGTGCTGTTTTTGGAGCACCGTGGAAGACGATTGAAAAAGGAATATTAAATGGTATCATAGCTGGATTGCAGCCGATTATGATTCTTTTAACAGTAGGACTTGTTATAGCAAGCTGGATGTTAAGTGGAACGGTTCCTACATTATTATTTTATGGAATGGATATTATTCAGCCTGAATGGTTTGCAGTAAGTGCACTCATTATTACTGTCCTTGTTTCATCTTTTACAGGAAGTTCTTTTACAACGGTTGGTACAGTGGGTATAGCATTGATGGGGATTAGTCACGTGCTTGGCGTTAACCCTGCATTAGCTGCAGGAGCTATTGTCTCTGGCGCTTGTTTCGGAGACAAGATGTCGCCTTTGTCTGACTCAACGAATTTCGCACCAGGTGTAGTGGGAGTAAATATGTTTGAACATATTCGACACATGATGTGGACAACGGTCCCGGCATTCATCCTAACTGCAATTGCTTTTTTCGTTCTTGGTGGAAGTGGAGGTAATGCCAACCTTCAAGAAATCAAAGAGATTCAATCAGTGCTTTCAAGTGAGTTCCCAATCCATCTATTAACGCTAATATCGCCAGTTGTAGTACTTGTTCTGGCGTTTCGTAAACTGCCAATCATACCTATTCTTTTAGCTGGTGTGACAGTGTCAATCATCGTTGGATTTTTCTTAGTACCTGACCTTACTCTGCAAAAAGTAGTTAATACCATGCAGAATGGTCTGCAAACACAGACAGGGAATGAAACAGTTGATACCATCGTTAATAAAGGTGGATTAATGTCTATGATGTGGTCGATCTCTCTTGTCCTGATTGCACTAGGATTAGGCGGAGTCATCCAAGCCTTAGGAATGTTTGATCTATTGTTTGGGGCTATAAAGAACACCACTCAAAAAGCGAGTAAGCTAATTGCAACTACTCTAGCATCTTCTGTAGGAATCAATTTACTAGCAGGAGAAATGTACCTTTCTATCCTGTTGCCAGGTCAGGCGTTAAAGGACGCATATATTAAATCTGGGGTTCCACTAAAGAACTTATCTAGAACGGTAGAAGATGGAGGTACACTTGTGAACCCACTCGTTCCTTGGAGCGTGAGCGGTGCATTCTTTACATCAACACTTGGTGTATCGGTTATTGACTATATTCCTTACGCTTTATTCTTATGGCTGTCCCCAATGTTTACTCTCCTTCTTGCTTATACAGGTTGGAGCATCGGTCAAAAGACAGATTCATTTGAAAATGATACTGCAGCATAA
- a CDS encoding NUDIX domain-containing protein, translated as MKKIRSSVKVLIIHNHHVLTIKKGNKEEMKYVIPGGGQEFNETLTDAVIRECLEELGVQVEVGPLLWVREFISKNHVENQKEEDRIHIVEHIFEASLEKVPKHFQPLSPDSTQLEIEWLPIDRLSDYNYYPKEIIPLIKEMSHLKHSKLTYVGDIN; from the coding sequence TTGAAAAAGATTAGAAGTTCAGTAAAAGTATTAATCATTCATAATCATCATGTGTTAACAATAAAAAAGGGTAATAAAGAAGAAATGAAATATGTTATACCGGGTGGAGGACAGGAGTTTAATGAAACTTTAACTGACGCCGTGATCAGAGAATGCTTGGAAGAGCTTGGCGTACAGGTAGAAGTTGGTCCATTGTTGTGGGTTCGGGAATTCATCAGCAAAAATCACGTTGAGAATCAAAAAGAAGAGGACCGAATACATATTGTAGAGCACATCTTTGAAGCTTCCTTAGAGAAGGTCCCGAAACACTTTCAACCGCTTTCTCCAGATTCTACTCAACTAGAAATCGAATGGCTCCCTATTGATCGACTATCAGATTATAATTACTATCCCAAAGAGATCATTCCATTGATTAAAGAGATGAGCCATTTGAAACACAGTAAACTTACTTATGTTGGAGATATAAATTAG
- the treR gene encoding trehalose operon repressor yields MRKNKFQEIYQEISTQIQEGVIKANTQLPSEHDLANQYETSRETVRKALNLLSQNGFIQKIRGRGSIVLETNKFSFPVSGLVSFQELSETMGKNSVTTVHEFGLIEPDEFLQQQLQSEPEELTWKVIRSRQIDGETIILDKDYFLKKYVPKLTKEIAEQSIYSYLEDELGLKISFAKKEIVVVDCTEEDKELLDLGTFEHIVVVKNYVYLEDASLFQYTESRHRLDRFRFVDFARRGR; encoded by the coding sequence ATGAGAAAAAATAAATTTCAAGAAATCTATCAGGAAATATCTACTCAAATTCAAGAAGGTGTCATAAAAGCTAATACTCAGCTTCCATCCGAACATGATTTAGCAAACCAATACGAGACCTCTAGGGAAACGGTCAGAAAGGCACTAAACCTTTTATCGCAAAATGGTTTTATTCAAAAAATCCGTGGTAGAGGATCAATCGTCCTTGAGACAAACAAATTTAGTTTTCCTGTCTCGGGATTAGTAAGTTTTCAAGAGTTGTCAGAGACCATGGGGAAAAACAGTGTAACGACTGTTCATGAGTTTGGTTTGATTGAGCCTGATGAGTTTCTTCAACAGCAGCTTCAGTCAGAGCCTGAAGAGCTTACTTGGAAAGTGATTCGATCACGACAGATTGATGGAGAGACCATCATTTTGGACAAGGATTACTTTTTGAAAAAATACGTACCAAAGCTCACGAAAGAAATTGCTGAACAGTCCATCTACTCATATTTAGAGGATGAGTTAGGACTGAAGATCAGTTTTGCAAAAAAGGAAATTGTCGTTGTAGATTGTACAGAAGAAGATAAAGAGTTGTTGGATCTTGGTACTTTTGAACATATTGTCGTTGTAAAAAACTATGTATACCTTGAAGATGCTAGTCTCTTTCAATACACAGAATCGCGCCATCGGTTAGATCGATTCCGATTTGTGGATTTTGCAAGGCGGGGAAGATGA
- the treC gene encoding alpha,alpha-phosphotrehalase: MKKEPWWKRSVVYQIYPKSFNDTTGNGTGDIDGIIEKLDYLKDLGVDVLWLTPIYDSPQRDNGYDIRDYYKIFEDYGTMEDFDRLLHEAHKRDLKIIMDIVVNHTSTEHEWFQQSRLSKDNPYRDFYIWKDPVEGEEPSNWVSKFGGSAWKLDEKTGQYYLHLFDVTQADLNWENTEVRQRVYEMMNYWFEKGVDGFRLDVINLISKNQDFPTDDGSIAPGDGRKFYTDGPRVHEFMQEMNKEVFSKYDVLTVGEMSSTTIDNCIKYTNPERNELSMTFNFHHLKVDYPNGEKWSIADFDFQKLKQILSTWQVEMHKGGGWNALFWCNHDQPRIVSRYGDDGEYRVQSAKMLATTIHMMQGTPYIYQGEEFGMTNPKFTTIDQYRDVESLNMFNLLKEEGYSEEEVLEILKHKSRDNSRTPVQWNGSENAGFTTGEPWIPVASNFKEINAEAAVNDENSIFYHYQKLNKLRKELDVITYGDYQLILEDHPEIFAYVRKANNGEKLLVVNNFYGKNTDFELPRSIDLTGLSAEVLISNYEGTPEDFSSFSLRPYESVVFHLKK; encoded by the coding sequence ATGAAGAAGGAACCTTGGTGGAAACGATCCGTTGTGTATCAGATCTATCCAAAGAGCTTTAACGATACGACTGGGAACGGAACAGGCGATATCGACGGAATCATTGAGAAGTTAGATTATCTAAAAGATTTAGGAGTAGACGTTTTATGGCTTACTCCGATCTATGACTCTCCTCAACGAGACAATGGATATGATATTCGGGACTATTATAAAATCTTTGAAGATTATGGAACGATGGAAGATTTTGATCGTTTGCTTCATGAGGCACACAAAAGAGATTTGAAGATCATTATGGATATCGTTGTAAATCACACAAGTACAGAGCATGAATGGTTTCAACAGTCGCGACTGTCAAAAGATAATCCATATCGTGATTTTTATATTTGGAAAGATCCTGTTGAAGGTGAGGAGCCCTCAAATTGGGTTTCAAAATTTGGTGGTTCAGCTTGGAAGCTTGATGAGAAAACCGGTCAATACTACCTCCACTTATTTGATGTGACACAAGCTGATCTGAACTGGGAAAACACAGAAGTTCGCCAACGCGTTTACGAGATGATGAACTATTGGTTTGAAAAAGGGGTAGACGGCTTTCGTTTAGATGTGATCAATTTAATCTCAAAAAATCAAGATTTCCCTACTGACGATGGCTCTATAGCACCAGGAGACGGACGGAAATTCTACACAGATGGCCCACGTGTGCATGAATTTATGCAAGAGATGAACAAGGAAGTATTCTCAAAATATGATGTCCTCACAGTAGGTGAGATGTCATCCACAACGATCGATAATTGCATCAAGTATACGAATCCTGAGCGGAACGAATTGAGCATGACGTTCAACTTTCACCATCTAAAAGTCGATTATCCGAACGGTGAAAAATGGAGTATTGCCGACTTTGATTTTCAAAAATTAAAGCAAATTCTTTCGACATGGCAAGTGGAGATGCATAAAGGTGGAGGGTGGAACGCATTATTCTGGTGTAACCACGACCAACCGCGCATCGTATCCCGTTACGGCGATGACGGTGAATACCGTGTACAATCCGCAAAGATGCTGGCGACTACGATTCATATGATGCAAGGAACACCTTATATTTATCAAGGCGAAGAGTTTGGGATGACCAACCCTAAATTTACAACAATCGATCAGTATCGTGATGTAGAGTCGTTGAACATGTTCAATCTTTTAAAAGAAGAGGGTTATTCCGAAGAAGAAGTACTCGAGATTCTTAAGCATAAATCACGTGACAATTCTCGCACTCCTGTTCAGTGGAATGGTAGTGAAAATGCTGGGTTTACGACAGGGGAACCTTGGATACCAGTTGCGTCAAACTTTAAAGAAATAAATGCTGAGGCAGCCGTAAATGATGAAAACTCTATTTTCTATCATTACCAAAAGCTCAATAAATTAAGAAAAGAACTAGATGTTATCACATATGGTGATTATCAACTAATCTTAGAGGACCACCCTGAAATATTTGCTTATGTTCGTAAAGCTAATAACGGTGAGAAACTTCTTGTCGTGAATAATTTCTATGGTAAGAACACAGATTTTGAATTGCCAAGATCCATTGATCTTACAGGGCTTTCTGCAGAAGTTTTAATCAGCAACTATGAAGGAACACCAGAAGATTTTTCTTCCTTCTCCTTACGGCCGTACGAATCTGTCGTTTTTCACTTAAAAAAATAA